The Edaphobacter flagellatus sequence TCGCTGGCCTCTCTGGCGTTTATCGGCACCGAGTTCATGCCGCGTCTCGATGAAGGGTCCATCCTGGTTGAGACGCGCAAGCTTCCCGGCATCTCGCTCACGGACTCCATCGAGATCTCAAAGCGCGTCGAGAAAGCGTTGCGCGCCTTCCCGGAGATCCAAGACGTCACCACCAAGATCGGCCGCCCGGACTTTGCCACCGAGGCCATGGGGATCAACGAAGGCGATGTGTATGTTGCTCTGACCCCCACTAGGCAGTGGACGCGGTTCCACACAAAGGAAGAGCTGATCGATGCCATGGATAAAGCTCTGGCAAAGATTCCCGGCATTAGCTACGACTTTACCCAGCCGATGGCCATGCGGCTGGACGAGACCGTCTCTGGAGTGAAGGCCGATCTGGCTATCAAGATCTTTGGCGATGACTTCCAGCAACTCGATTCGCTGGCGCAGCAGGTATTACGCCAGGTAAACACCATACAAGGAGCGGCAGACGCCCAGATGGAGATCAACTCCGGCGTAGCCGAGCTGAGTGTCCAGATCCGCAGAGATGCGCTCGCACGATACGGTTTGAACGTATCTGATGTACAGCAAGCTGTAGAAGCTGGCGCTTCGGGAGCTATTGCCTCCGAAGTGATCGAAGGCCAACGGCGCTACACCATCGCGCTTCGTCTACCCGATCGATATCGAACCGATGCACAATCCATGAGTGAGATTCCGCTGCACGCTCCAGGAGGAGAAACAGTGACCCTGGGGCAGATTGCAGACGTCCTCGTGTCGCGTGGCGCAGAGAAGATCAACCGCGAACAGGGACAGAGGCGTATCGTCGTCATGTCAAATGTACGAGGCCGCGATCTTGGCAGCTTCGTCGAAGAGGTCCAGCAAAAGGTCGGTCGCAACGTGCAGTTGCCCGCTGGCTACACAATCACTTACGGAGGTCAGTTCGAAAACCAGCAGCGAGCCATGCAGCGGCTTTTGCTGGTCATCCCACTGGCGCTCGGAATCGTCTGCGGCCTTCTCTATATGACCTTCCACTCCTTCAAACAGGCCCTCCTGATTCTGATCAACGTGCCGTTTGCACTTGTAGGCGGCATTGCCGCTTTATGGATATTTCATCTCAACCTCAATCTCTCGGCATCAGTTGGCTTTATCGCGCTCTTAGGGGTCGCGGTGCTAAACGGCGTCGTACTAGTCAGTTCCATCAACCAATTGCGGGACGCTGGTGAATCTATGGATATCGCCGTCCTTCATGGGGCACAACGGCGTCTACGGCCAGTGCTGATGACGGCACTCGTAGCAAGCCTGGGATTCATCCCCATGGCCATTTCGACTTCAACGGGAGCCGAAGTACAACGCCCGCTCGCAACAGTCGTTATCGGCGGACTAGTTAGTTCCACGCTGCTTACCCTATTCCTACTCCCAACCATCTATGAGTGGTTCGACGAACATTGACACCTCCTCTGGTCGCCTTGTTGCAGGCAATGCACTCTTATCGAAAATGCTGTCTGGGCTTTGCACTGTCTTTATAAGAATTGAGTGCAGAAACGCCAGCGTTCACAGAGCGAGTAGTGGTCAGTGTGTAAGCTTGGGATTGCGGTTGCGATCCCTCTACTTGCCGGTTGACGGTGAAGATCGCCACGTGGCCGCTTGTCATTCGAGTTGCCGCGCGTCGTTCAGGCACAGTCCAGATGCCGCACCACAGCAGACTTGTGACGCTATCAACTTTCGGTCATCGAGATTGCGTTGGTCATTTGACTATACTTTCCGTACGAAGGGAACGCATGAACAGACGCGGCTTCATTACCGGAACGGCTGGAATGTTGGCGTTCGGCGGTGGTGTGGGCACCCTGGGTTGGCGCGCAGCAACGGGATCGATGGGCGAATATAACACCCATGTTGCGACGCTGCGTGCGCAGTTGCCGCATGACCCGACGCTGCGCGATCTTATCCGCTATGCGGTGCTCGCTCCTAGCGGACACAATACTCAACCCTGGCGATTCGCTGTCGACGAGCACGCCATCGTGATTTCGCCGGATCTGTCCCGCGCGACCCCCGTTGTAGACCCCAACGACCACCACATGTTTGTCAGCATGGGCTGCGCTGCGGAGACCTTGCGGATTGCCGCTGAAAGCACGGGGCGGCCGGGGGAGATCGAGCCCGAAGAAGAGGGCTCCGTCCATTACACGTTTGCGGAGGGCGCACCACGACTCAGTCCATTGTTTGCCGCCATTCCACGGCGTCAGTCCACGCGCGCCGACTTCGATGGACGCCGTGTCTCGGTCGTCGACCTCATGACGTTGGAGCGAGAGGCTAAGATGCCGGGCGTTGCCCTCGTGCTCGTCACCGAGCGGCCGGGCATCGACCGCATTCGCGATCTCGTGATTGCAGGAAACGGCGCGCAGATGGCCGATCCTGCCTTTATGGCGGAGTTGAAGCATTGGCTGCGCTTCAATCCGAGACTTGCCATGAAAATGGGAGACGGGCTTTTCGCAGCAGCAAGCGGCAATCCGATTCTCCCCGACCAGCTTGGGCGCGGCGCCTTCGACCTGTTTTTCAGAGCCACAGCGGAGAATCGAAAATATGGCCATCAGATCGACACGGCTTCCGGAATCGCTGTGTTCTTCGGCGACCGAGAGGATCGGGCGCATTGGGTTGCAGTGGGCCGTGCCTGCCAGCGTTTTGCCCTTGCGGCGACGAGCCTTGGCCTGCGCACCTCATTCGTTAACCAACCGGTGGAGGTTGCGCGCCTCCGCCCAGAGTTGGCTGCGCTCGTTGGCGCCTCCGGCAAGCGGCCCGACCTGGTGATGCGGTTCGGATACGGACCGGACCTTCCTTTTTCGTCACGCAGACCAGTTGATGCCGTGTTGAGCTGATTGCCGGGAACCACCGGAATCTGGAACCACTCCATGAACTCCCCTGAGGTTGTATTCCGTCTTCGGCGGAATGATCGGATACTCGCGGCGCCGAATCAATCCCCCTCGAGTTCCCGGAGTTCCTTTGGTCAGGATTCGATCGTTTATGTGTAAGCAGGTTCTGCGCAGCGCCTCCGGCTTGGCCGATCCCACCTTCCGACTTCCTCCGAAAGGTTGCACGACACGGTAGCAACTATATCCACATTGAGCTAACGAGGTTCAACCACTACGACGTAACATTTCTAACCCTCATATTCGAGATAAACGAAGTTGCCTGCTTGATATACCGGGTTTCGGAGGATAGTCCCAATCGTGTTCGGCAAGCTTGAGGTCACGAGGTGACTTTCCCATCCAATTGGTTTTCCTTCCGCGGACCTTCAAAATTCCGTCTGCATCAATCTCGATATAGGCCCACAGAGGATCCTGATAGTAAGCCATGTGCTTCATCAGTGGATGCGATTTTAGAGTTGCAGCGGCGAATGAGTCGTTATTTACCCCTTCGCCGCACCACTGATACGTAGCGCTATTGATTTGAATATAGTGAATTCCATTGATGAGGTTGTAGTAGTCATTATGAAAGTGTCCCGAGAATACAGCGACAACTTTGCCGTTTCCTTCCCTGCTATGTGTGTTTTCCAGCAAGATA is a genomic window containing:
- a CDS encoding Acg family FMN-binding oxidoreductase, whose translation is MNRRGFITGTAGMLAFGGGVGTLGWRAATGSMGEYNTHVATLRAQLPHDPTLRDLIRYAVLAPSGHNTQPWRFAVDEHAIVISPDLSRATPVVDPNDHHMFVSMGCAAETLRIAAESTGRPGEIEPEEEGSVHYTFAEGAPRLSPLFAAIPRRQSTRADFDGRRVSVVDLMTLEREAKMPGVALVLVTERPGIDRIRDLVIAGNGAQMADPAFMAELKHWLRFNPRLAMKMGDGLFAAASGNPILPDQLGRGAFDLFFRATAENRKYGHQIDTASGIAVFFGDREDRAHWVAVGRACQRFALAATSLGLRTSFVNQPVEVARLRPELAALVGASGKRPDLVMRFGYGPDLPFSSRRPVDAVLS